A stretch of Gemmatimonas aurantiaca T-27 DNA encodes these proteins:
- a CDS encoding ligase-associated DNA damage response DEXH box helicase, translated as MSGETGQTQVEAWFRNREWEPFAFQREVWDAYTRGESGLIHAATGTGKTYAAFLGPVIEALSEPIRQRTPRRRADAAPLRVLWITPLRALAADTEQALQQAVEGMALPWRVESRTGDTSAAQRARQRTRLPTVLVTTPESLSLLLCRADHASLFADLRCVVVDEWHELLSTKRGAQVELCLARLRALCPHLRTWGVSATLGNLQVAADTLMGLDATGMPRPARVVRGVVPKAVVVESLVPETMDRFPWAGHLNTKLLPEVIRRLENAESAIVFTNTRSQCEIWFQSLIAANPDWFIFTAIHHGSLSRAQREDVEDGLKTGRYRIVVATSSLDLGVDFAPVDVVMQIGSPKGVARLLQRAGRSGHSPGRVSRIVCVPTHAFELVEVAAARAAIEAGAIESREPLDRPLDLLAQHLVTLALGGGFTRAGVLAEVRTTRAYHRLTKEELDWVLAFVMHGGDTLRAYPEYAKVQYEEGTYRVTDRRVALRHRLSIGTIVSDHAIAVRYLTGRRLGTIEESFVSRLTPGDTFIFAGTPLEFVRLRDLTAWVRRAKKRAGAVPRWAGARMPLSSELSAAVRDMLEQARMGVFVSPEMQAVKPVLDTQADRSVIPRPDELLIERTETRDGHHLFVYPFEGRLVHEGLAALWAYRIAQLAPLSFTFSSNDYGFELLSPDRAPLEEALESGLLSTAHLLHDITNSLNAAELARRQFREIARVAGLVFSGYPGQSKSAKQLQASSGLLYDVFANHDPDNLLLAQARREVLERQLEASRLTRVLERLSRSDVRVVEVERPTPLAFPLMVDMTRASLSMEKLADRVRRMTVSAERPTRSGSASVFRFGPKDAPPAGKKRRVRK; from the coding sequence ATGAGTGGAGAAACCGGCCAGACGCAGGTGGAGGCATGGTTCCGCAACAGAGAGTGGGAACCCTTTGCGTTTCAGCGCGAGGTGTGGGATGCCTATACGCGCGGAGAATCGGGGCTCATTCATGCGGCCACTGGCACGGGCAAAACCTACGCCGCGTTTCTCGGGCCGGTGATCGAAGCGCTGTCAGAACCAATACGTCAGCGCACGCCACGCCGGCGTGCCGATGCCGCGCCGCTTCGGGTGTTATGGATCACACCCCTGCGTGCGCTGGCCGCAGACACCGAGCAGGCGTTGCAACAAGCCGTCGAAGGCATGGCCTTGCCGTGGCGAGTGGAGTCGCGCACCGGCGACACTTCAGCGGCGCAACGCGCCCGGCAGCGGACACGACTTCCCACCGTGCTGGTGACCACACCCGAGTCGTTGTCATTGCTGCTGTGTCGCGCCGATCACGCGTCGCTGTTCGCCGACCTGCGATGTGTGGTGGTGGACGAATGGCACGAGCTGCTCTCCACCAAACGTGGGGCGCAGGTGGAACTATGCCTCGCGCGGCTGCGTGCGCTCTGCCCCCATCTGCGCACCTGGGGCGTGTCAGCCACATTGGGCAACCTGCAGGTGGCCGCCGACACGCTCATGGGCTTGGATGCCACGGGCATGCCAAGGCCGGCGCGTGTGGTGCGTGGTGTCGTGCCCAAGGCGGTGGTGGTGGAGTCGCTGGTGCCGGAAACGATGGACCGCTTTCCGTGGGCCGGTCATCTCAACACCAAGCTACTCCCCGAGGTGATTCGCCGACTGGAGAACGCCGAAAGCGCGATCGTGTTCACCAATACACGCTCTCAGTGTGAGATCTGGTTTCAGAGCCTCATTGCTGCCAACCCGGACTGGTTCATCTTCACGGCCATTCACCATGGTTCGCTGTCTCGCGCGCAGCGTGAAGATGTGGAGGACGGTCTCAAGACTGGTCGCTATCGCATCGTGGTAGCCACCAGTTCACTCGATCTGGGCGTGGACTTTGCGCCCGTGGATGTGGTGATGCAGATCGGCAGCCCAAAGGGTGTGGCTCGTCTGCTGCAACGTGCCGGTCGCTCCGGGCACAGCCCCGGACGGGTGTCGCGCATTGTCTGTGTGCCCACCCACGCCTTCGAGCTGGTGGAGGTGGCAGCGGCGCGCGCGGCCATCGAAGCTGGTGCCATCGAAAGCCGTGAACCGTTGGATCGTCCACTCGATCTGCTCGCACAGCACCTGGTCACACTGGCGCTTGGTGGTGGATTCACCCGTGCTGGCGTGTTGGCCGAGGTGCGGACCACACGTGCCTACCATCGGCTGACTAAGGAAGAGCTGGACTGGGTGCTGGCCTTTGTCATGCACGGCGGTGACACGCTGCGCGCCTACCCGGAGTATGCCAAGGTACAGTACGAGGAGGGCACATACCGTGTGACGGACCGGCGTGTCGCGTTGCGGCACCGGCTCAGCATCGGTACCATCGTGAGCGATCACGCCATTGCCGTGCGGTATCTGACGGGCCGACGGCTCGGCACCATAGAAGAATCGTTCGTGAGCCGTCTCACGCCTGGTGACACGTTTATCTTTGCCGGAACACCGCTGGAGTTCGTGCGCTTGCGGGATCTCACGGCCTGGGTGCGCCGGGCCAAGAAGCGCGCGGGTGCGGTGCCGCGGTGGGCGGGGGCGCGGATGCCACTCAGCAGCGAGCTGTCGGCGGCCGTACGGGACATGCTTGAACAGGCGCGCATGGGTGTGTTTGTTTCGCCGGAAATGCAGGCCGTGAAGCCGGTACTCGATACCCAGGCCGACCGCAGTGTGATTCCGCGTCCTGATGAACTGCTCATCGAGCGCACGGAAACCCGCGACGGACATCATCTGTTCGTGTATCCGTTTGAAGGCCGGCTGGTGCACGAAGGATTGGCCGCGCTGTGGGCGTATCGCATCGCACAACTGGCGCCACTGTCCTTCACGTTCAGCAGCAACGACTACGGATTTGAGCTGTTGAGCCCTGACCGTGCGCCCCTGGAGGAGGCACTGGAGAGCGGGCTGTTGTCGACTGCACATCTGTTGCACGACATTACGAACAGCCTCAATGCCGCAGAGTTGGCGCGACGCCAGTTCCGCGAAATCGCACGCGTAGCCGGCCTCGTGTTCTCCGGATATCCCGGTCAGTCGAAGAGCGCGAAGCAGTTGCAGGCGTCCAGTGGCCTGCTGTACGATGTGTTTGCCAACCATGACCCGGACAACCTGCTCCTCGCCCAGGCGCGCCGCGAAGTGCTGGAGCGCCAGCTCGAAGCCAGCCGTCTCACGCGCGTGCTGGAACGTCTGTCCCGTAGTGATGTGCGCGTGGTCGAGGTGGAACGTCCCACACCGTTGGCCTTCCCGCTCATGGTGGACATGACACGCGCCTCGTTGAGCATGGAGAAGCTCGCCGATCGGGTGCGGCGCATGACCGTGTCGGCCGAGCGGCCGACGCGGTCCGGATCGGCGAGCGTGTTCCGGTTCGGGCCGAAGGATGCGCCGCCAGCCGGCAAGAAGCGCCGAGTGCGGAAGTGA
- the pdeM gene encoding ligase-associated DNA damage response endonuclease PdeM — translation MSTLPAGALAVEVAGETVVLLPERALWIPAHHVVVVADLHWGKAATFRAARVPVPTGTTARDLTRLSKVLSDTGAKHLAILGDLLHAKAGRHDETLATIAGWRATHAALQITLVRGNHDRHAGDPPATLRIDCQDDPWRLGPLVGVHEPVPVDSGYVLAGHLHPNVTVHGRGRSHVRLPAFVFGATIGILPAFSAFTGGGMYVRQAGDTLYGIASGEVIELR, via the coding sequence GTGAGCACGCTGCCGGCAGGGGCGTTGGCGGTCGAGGTGGCGGGTGAGACGGTGGTACTGCTTCCCGAGCGCGCGCTGTGGATTCCGGCGCACCATGTGGTGGTGGTGGCCGACCTGCATTGGGGTAAGGCGGCCACGTTTCGTGCGGCGCGTGTGCCGGTCCCTACGGGAACCACGGCCCGCGATCTCACCAGGCTCTCGAAGGTGCTCTCTGACACCGGTGCGAAGCATCTGGCCATTCTCGGTGACTTGTTGCATGCCAAAGCCGGGCGCCATGACGAAACGCTTGCCACAATTGCCGGTTGGCGCGCGACGCACGCGGCCCTGCAGATCACGCTGGTGCGTGGCAATCACGACCGGCACGCCGGTGACCCGCCGGCAACGCTACGTATTGATTGCCAGGACGACCCATGGCGTTTGGGTCCGCTTGTTGGTGTGCACGAACCCGTGCCGGTCGACTCAGGCTATGTGCTGGCGGGACATCTGCATCCCAATGTCACCGTGCACGGGCGCGGGCGTTCCCATGTGCGACTCCCGGCGTTTGTATTTGGCGCTACCATTGGCATTCTGCCCGCATTTTCGGCGTTCACCGGGGGCGGCATGTACGTGCGGCAAGCCGGAGACACGCTCTATGGTATCGCCAGCGGCGAAGTGATCGAATTGCGTTGA
- a CDS encoding DinB family protein encodes MSTRVTDADTTNFDQRSGLLTALLDSWDRNNTILVNLLHAVPDGALELRPIATSPSIGELFMHIHYCRLIFVEEDAPESATAMPEGEWRQESDRVRMAQWLNESAATVRTAVVRRLQEGRQMDRHYDHPILLLQHMIWHEGYHHGQIKLTLKLAGQALADEAIGAGTWDVWMDKT; translated from the coding sequence ATGAGCACACGAGTGACAGATGCAGACACGACCAACTTCGATCAACGCAGCGGATTGCTGACCGCACTCCTCGACTCGTGGGACCGCAACAACACCATTCTCGTGAACCTGTTGCACGCTGTGCCGGATGGTGCGCTCGAATTGCGTCCGATCGCGACGAGTCCCTCCATCGGCGAGTTGTTCATGCACATTCACTACTGCCGACTGATCTTCGTCGAAGAAGATGCACCGGAATCAGCAACGGCAATGCCTGAAGGCGAGTGGCGGCAGGAATCCGACCGGGTGCGCATGGCACAGTGGCTCAACGAGAGCGCGGCCACCGTGCGTACCGCCGTGGTGCGGCGTCTGCAGGAGGGGCGCCAGATGGATCGGCACTACGACCATCCCATACTGCTGTTGCAGCACATGATCTGGCACGAGGGCTATCATCATGGACAGATCAAGCTGACGCTCAAGTTGGCCGGACAGGCCCTGGCAGACGAGGCCATTGGCGCCGGCACATGGGACGTTTGGATGGACAAGACCTGA
- a CDS encoding ATP-dependent DNA ligase produces the protein MKQFAALYDAIDATTATSEKVAALVAYFRIANPADAAWAVSFLVGRRPKRLVKAPDLRLWAAEAADIPAWLFEESYAQAGDLAEAISLLVPEPAATTDESLAWWVEQRLLPLATMEPIEQRTALRAAWSELGGTARFLFNKLITGGFRVGVAEGLVVRALSQASGVPVDTIAHRLMGQWEPSGAWYEQLVHAHTSDADWSKPYPFFLAYPLEAAPESLGEVRDWQCEWKWDGIRCQLVRRNGRTMLWSRGEELLAGRFPEVEAVAEWLPDGTVLDGEMLAWRDGQPLPFSELQRRINRKTVGKALLADVPCHMLVYDCLEVRGNDIRSEPLRARRTQAEHIVGALPSGGSMGLSPIVDARTWADVTEARDAARERQSEGLMLKRLESPYGVGRKVGDWWKWKVNPMTVDAVLVYAQAGHGRRAGLYTDYTFAIWDGTTLVPFAKAYSGLTDAEIRDVDRFVRANTLEKFGPVRTVKPELVFELAFEGIQRSTRHKSGLAVRFPRMARWRKDKPAAEADTVETVRALLPA, from the coding sequence ATGAAGCAGTTCGCCGCACTGTACGACGCCATCGATGCCACCACTGCCACCAGTGAGAAGGTTGCCGCATTGGTGGCCTATTTCAGAATCGCCAATCCGGCAGATGCTGCATGGGCGGTGTCCTTCCTGGTGGGTCGCCGTCCAAAGCGATTGGTGAAGGCTCCCGATCTGCGCCTGTGGGCGGCAGAGGCGGCCGACATTCCCGCGTGGTTGTTCGAGGAGAGCTACGCGCAGGCTGGTGATTTGGCCGAGGCCATATCTCTGCTCGTGCCGGAGCCGGCTGCCACCACTGATGAATCCCTCGCCTGGTGGGTGGAGCAGCGCCTGCTGCCACTCGCCACCATGGAGCCCATCGAGCAGCGCACCGCATTGCGTGCCGCCTGGTCCGAACTGGGGGGCACGGCGCGGTTTCTGTTCAACAAGCTCATCACCGGCGGGTTTCGCGTTGGTGTCGCTGAAGGCCTGGTGGTGCGCGCGCTGTCGCAGGCGAGTGGCGTGCCGGTGGACACCATTGCCCATCGACTGATGGGGCAGTGGGAACCGAGTGGTGCATGGTACGAGCAACTGGTGCATGCACACACCAGCGACGCTGACTGGAGCAAGCCGTATCCGTTTTTTCTCGCCTATCCCCTCGAAGCCGCGCCGGAGTCGCTCGGTGAGGTGCGCGATTGGCAGTGTGAGTGGAAGTGGGATGGCATTCGTTGCCAGCTGGTGCGTCGCAACGGACGCACGATGTTGTGGAGCCGTGGCGAAGAGTTGTTGGCGGGCCGCTTTCCCGAAGTGGAAGCCGTGGCCGAATGGTTGCCTGATGGCACGGTGCTGGATGGTGAGATGCTCGCCTGGCGCGACGGACAACCACTGCCTTTCAGCGAACTGCAGCGTCGCATCAATCGCAAGACGGTGGGCAAGGCGCTACTGGCCGACGTACCCTGTCACATGCTGGTGTACGACTGTCTCGAAGTGCGCGGGAACGACATCCGCAGCGAGCCACTGCGTGCGCGGCGTACGCAAGCTGAGCATATCGTTGGCGCGCTGCCTTCTGGTGGCAGCATGGGGCTCTCGCCCATCGTCGATGCACGCACATGGGCAGATGTCACCGAAGCACGTGACGCCGCGCGTGAGCGTCAAAGCGAAGGACTCATGCTCAAGCGCCTCGAGTCGCCCTATGGTGTTGGGCGAAAGGTGGGCGACTGGTGGAAGTGGAAGGTGAACCCGATGACCGTGGATGCGGTGCTGGTCTACGCACAGGCAGGTCATGGGCGTCGGGCAGGACTTTACACCGACTACACATTTGCCATCTGGGACGGGACAACTCTGGTGCCGTTCGCCAAAGCTTATAGCGGACTCACCGACGCCGAGATTCGTGACGTGGATCGATTCGTACGTGCCAACACACTGGAGAAATTCGGACCGGTGCGCACGGTGAAGCCGGAGCTGGTCTTCGAGCTGGCCTTCGAGGGCATCCAGCGCAGTACGCGGCACAAGAGCGGGCTCGCCGTGCGCTTTCCGCGTATGGCGCGCTGGCGCAAAGACAAACCGGCCGCAGAGGCGGACACGGTCGAAACCGTACGCGCGTTGCTTCCGGCATGA
- a CDS encoding ligase-associated DNA damage response exonuclease yields the protein MPLLTITDHGLYCAAGDFYIDPWAPVSQAVITHAHGDHLTWGCDRYLVSHEGVGITRERLGQWAGGLESIAYGEHRTINGVRISLHPAGHILGSAQIRVEYRGEVWVASGDYKTDPDPTCAPWEPVRCHTFITESTFGLPIYRWPSQQQVFDDINAWWAQNAEAGRNSLLCGYALGKAQRLLAGLDASIGPILTHGAVERMTALYRSAGVTLPGTRHASDALRDKATIGAMLIAPPSAAGTSWLRRFGDIRTAFASGWMRVRGARRQRGMDAGFTLSDHVDWPQLLAAIDATGAEQVWVTHGFTNTVVQWLTEQGRDAHVLPTRWGDEEKARDDDASGGDASSDNAPGGDAPTAEPIA from the coding sequence GTGCCCCTGCTGACCATCACCGACCACGGCCTCTACTGCGCCGCCGGTGACTTCTACATCGATCCGTGGGCGCCCGTATCCCAGGCCGTGATCACCCATGCCCATGGTGATCACCTCACGTGGGGATGTGACCGCTATCTCGTTTCGCACGAGGGGGTGGGCATCACGAGAGAGCGATTGGGGCAGTGGGCGGGTGGACTCGAGTCCATCGCCTACGGTGAGCATCGCACGATCAATGGAGTGCGCATCTCCCTGCACCCAGCGGGTCACATCCTGGGTTCCGCACAGATTCGCGTGGAGTACCGGGGAGAAGTGTGGGTGGCGTCGGGTGACTACAAGACCGATCCTGATCCCACCTGTGCCCCGTGGGAGCCGGTGCGGTGCCATACGTTCATCACCGAAAGCACCTTCGGTCTGCCCATCTACCGATGGCCGTCGCAGCAGCAGGTATTCGACGACATCAACGCGTGGTGGGCGCAGAATGCGGAAGCTGGGCGCAATTCCTTGCTCTGCGGCTATGCGCTGGGGAAGGCGCAGCGATTGCTCGCCGGGTTGGATGCATCGATCGGTCCGATCCTCACTCATGGCGCGGTAGAACGGATGACGGCGTTGTACCGGAGCGCCGGTGTGACACTGCCAGGCACGCGCCATGCCTCGGATGCACTGCGCGACAAGGCCACTATTGGTGCCATGCTCATCGCGCCACCCAGCGCGGCAGGCACCAGTTGGCTGCGCCGATTCGGAGATATTCGCACGGCGTTTGCCAGCGGATGGATGCGTGTACGCGGTGCCCGTCGGCAGCGTGGTATGGACGCCGGTTTCACGCTGTCCGATCACGTCGACTGGCCACAGCTACTGGCCGCCATCGATGCGACCGGCGCTGAACAGGTATGGGTGACTCACGGCTTCACGAACACCGTGGTACAGTGGCTCACCGAACAGGGGCGTGATGCGCACGTGCTCCCCACTCGATGGGGTGACGAAGAGAAGGCGCGTGATGATGACGCCTCCGGCGGGGATGCGTCCAGCGACAATGCACCCGGCGGGGATGCGCCGACTGCGGAGCCGATTGCATGA
- a CDS encoding serine/threonine-protein kinase, protein MDNARWARINEIFDQVVAADRVQRPALLRDLAGGDHALVAEVEELVVAADRTNGLLDELPLEVLGSGWSAPLPPGRTLVDRTLGAYRVTREIGRGGMGVVYEGVRVDNQFNQRVAIKSLGVGLDRPELHWRFKRERQILAGLSHPNIAALYDGGTTEDGIPYLVMEFVPGMPIDEWCDTRQLFIAQRLDLFRQVCDAIQFAHGKLVVHRDLKPGNVLVTADGVVKVLDFGIAKLLTPDPESGQASDVTREGLAPLTTGYASPEQARGEDVTVAADVYSLGVILYRLLTGASPYDVTGKSAGEVLSILSTRPPRALREVITEGSARERGLDNARRLQVMLSGELEAIVLMTLRKEPERRYASAEALSQDLLRYLKGQPVHAQPDTLSYRVRKFVQRQRAIVAATAVAILALVGATVFSLQSASRAREEARRATIMAEYLRAIVGAADPSHYSTFRSGRSDVMLSEVLDSTLARVERDLVNEPRVRADMYWTLGNAFRVFNKHAVAAQLLDSARILHSQTLGDQSLDVARDIHYGALLYQETGRSDLAIDGLRDALARYRRMPAPPDTEVTDVLVSLGQVLGVGLQQHQEGLALLREAEGRERSRVAPRWALLGTAQAAQGSTLLSGTDVAATDSAFARAVESYRHDSTRTRGELAFTLLNWGTAIGRRGDHWRAAALKREGLRTMQQIYGPTHSLTAVFQQRLGEELVQLDSLSAARQVMDSAIAIQETLAPRNYLEFGVGLRLLGAVERKAGNLAAAERHLTRARTMLDSMGNVRTVPEIGIHTEFSRLWEAHNRTEPARQELERAYAMARERLGPGHLLTRTTIGHLAAFAARHGDPERAAALRKDSAAMTSNSK, encoded by the coding sequence ATGGACAACGCACGCTGGGCCCGAATCAACGAGATCTTCGATCAGGTCGTCGCTGCGGATCGTGTACAGCGTCCGGCGTTGTTACGCGATCTCGCTGGCGGCGATCACGCGCTCGTGGCCGAGGTCGAAGAGCTGGTTGTAGCCGCCGATCGCACCAATGGCCTGCTCGACGAGTTACCGCTGGAGGTCCTCGGATCGGGCTGGTCGGCGCCGTTGCCGCCCGGGCGCACCTTGGTAGACCGCACCCTCGGCGCCTACCGTGTGACCCGAGAAATCGGACGCGGCGGGATGGGCGTGGTGTACGAAGGTGTCCGCGTGGACAACCAGTTCAACCAGCGCGTGGCCATCAAGAGCCTAGGCGTCGGTCTCGATCGTCCGGAGTTGCACTGGCGCTTCAAGCGCGAACGGCAGATCCTGGCCGGACTGTCGCATCCGAATATCGCAGCGTTGTACGACGGCGGTACCACCGAAGACGGCATTCCATATCTGGTGATGGAATTCGTGCCTGGCATGCCGATCGACGAATGGTGCGATACGCGACAACTCTTCATCGCGCAACGGCTCGATCTCTTCCGCCAGGTGTGCGACGCGATTCAGTTCGCGCATGGCAAATTGGTCGTGCATCGTGACCTCAAGCCAGGCAATGTGCTCGTGACGGCCGATGGTGTGGTCAAGGTGCTCGATTTCGGCATCGCCAAACTACTCACGCCCGATCCCGAATCCGGGCAGGCGTCCGATGTCACGCGCGAGGGGTTGGCGCCGCTCACCACGGGATACGCCAGCCCGGAGCAGGCGCGTGGTGAAGATGTCACCGTTGCGGCAGATGTCTATTCCCTCGGCGTGATTCTGTATCGCCTGCTGACCGGCGCGTCGCCGTACGATGTCACGGGCAAGTCCGCGGGCGAAGTGTTGTCCATTCTCAGTACGCGTCCCCCCCGGGCGCTGCGCGAAGTGATCACCGAAGGCAGCGCCCGCGAGCGTGGTCTGGACAACGCCCGACGATTGCAGGTGATGCTCTCTGGTGAGCTGGAGGCCATCGTGCTGATGACCCTGCGCAAGGAACCGGAGCGTCGATACGCGAGTGCAGAGGCGTTGTCGCAGGATCTGCTGCGCTATCTCAAGGGACAGCCGGTGCACGCCCAGCCGGATACACTGTCGTATCGTGTCAGGAAGTTCGTGCAACGCCAGCGCGCGATCGTGGCGGCGACAGCGGTGGCCATTCTCGCTCTCGTTGGCGCCACCGTGTTCTCGCTACAGTCGGCCAGTCGGGCTCGGGAGGAGGCACGCCGGGCCACGATCATGGCCGAATATCTGAGGGCGATTGTCGGCGCAGCCGATCCATCGCACTACAGCACGTTTCGCTCCGGGCGGAGTGATGTCATGCTGTCCGAGGTGCTCGACTCCACACTGGCGCGTGTAGAGCGCGATCTGGTGAACGAGCCACGGGTGCGGGCCGACATGTACTGGACACTCGGCAATGCATTCCGTGTGTTCAACAAACACGCCGTGGCGGCACAGTTGCTCGATTCCGCGCGCATCCTGCACAGCCAGACACTGGGCGATCAATCGCTCGACGTGGCTCGCGATATTCACTACGGGGCCCTGCTGTATCAGGAGACCGGACGGTCCGATTTGGCGATCGACGGGTTGCGGGATGCGCTGGCCCGCTATCGGCGGATGCCAGCTCCGCCCGATACGGAAGTCACCGATGTCCTGGTGTCACTGGGTCAGGTACTGGGCGTGGGCCTGCAGCAGCATCAAGAGGGGCTGGCGTTGCTGAGAGAAGCGGAAGGGCGTGAGCGGAGTCGTGTCGCACCACGATGGGCGTTGCTGGGCACGGCGCAGGCGGCTCAGGGTTCGACACTGCTTTCGGGAACCGATGTTGCGGCGACCGATTCGGCGTTCGCGCGTGCTGTGGAGAGTTACCGGCATGACTCGACGCGTACTCGTGGTGAGCTGGCCTTCACGCTCCTCAACTGGGGCACGGCCATCGGGCGCCGGGGTGACCATTGGCGTGCGGCTGCCCTGAAGCGCGAGGGGCTTCGCACCATGCAGCAGATCTATGGGCCGACCCACTCGCTGACCGCTGTCTTCCAACAGCGATTGGGTGAAGAGCTCGTGCAGTTGGACAGTCTGTCCGCTGCCCGTCAGGTGATGGATTCCGCCATCGCCATTCAGGAAACCCTCGCGCCACGCAACTATCTGGAGTTCGGCGTCGGTTTGCGTCTGCTGGGGGCCGTTGAACGGAAGGCGGGCAATCTTGCTGCGGCAGAGCGACATCTGACCCGAGCGCGCACGATGCTCGATAGTATGGGCAATGTGCGTACGGTACCGGAAATCGGGATTCACACGGAGTTCTCCCGTCTCTGGGAGGCGCACAACCGCACGGAACCGGCGCGTCAGGAGCTCGAACGGGCCTATGCAATGGCTCGTGAGCGCCTCGGACCAGGACATCTGCTGACACGGACGACTATTGGTCATCTGGCGGCCTTTGCGGCGCGACATGGCGATCCGGAACGAGCGGCCGCATTGCGGAAAGACTCGGCCGCGATGACAAGCAACTCCAAGTGA